In a single window of the Massilia oculi genome:
- a CDS encoding FAD-dependent monooxygenase encodes MSSSPRIAVVGAGLGGAATAALLIKEGFNVRVYEQAPAFARLGAGIHVGPNVMKILRRIGIEDALAAQGSHPDAWYSRHWETGDILARIPLGEYALKHYGAAYLTVHRGDFHELLVKALPTEAVAFGKNLTRVEDRGHDVLMHFADGSSESADIVIGADGVNSRIREALLGPEEPKYAGYLAHRAVFPTPVLERGMLPFDQCVKWWSDDRHMMVYFVTGKADEIYYVTGVPATHWDLKDRWLESSKDEMRETFRGWHPTVQALIENTVEVTKWSLLERDPLPLWSRGRMVLLGDACHPMKPHMAQGAAMAIEDGAMLARCLKEVGVSHYGDAFALYEANRAERASKVQRISHDNTWLRTNEDPSWCFGYDVFDIELVTPQARAVA; translated from the coding sequence GTGTCCAGTTCCCCCCGTATCGCCGTCGTCGGCGCCGGTCTTGGCGGCGCAGCAACCGCCGCGCTGTTGATCAAGGAAGGTTTCAACGTCCGCGTCTATGAACAAGCCCCTGCCTTCGCCCGCCTGGGCGCCGGCATTCATGTCGGGCCGAACGTGATGAAGATCCTGCGCCGCATCGGCATCGAGGATGCGCTCGCGGCTCAGGGTTCGCACCCGGATGCCTGGTATAGCCGGCACTGGGAAACGGGCGACATCCTGGCCCGCATCCCGCTCGGCGAATATGCCTTGAAACACTATGGCGCCGCCTACCTGACGGTGCACCGCGGCGACTTCCACGAACTGCTGGTCAAGGCGCTGCCGACCGAAGCGGTGGCCTTCGGCAAGAACCTGACCCGCGTCGAGGACCGCGGGCACGACGTGCTGATGCATTTCGCTGACGGCAGCAGCGAGAGCGCCGACATCGTGATCGGCGCCGATGGCGTCAATTCGCGCATCCGCGAGGCGCTGCTCGGTCCCGAGGAACCGAAGTACGCCGGCTACCTGGCGCATCGCGCGGTGTTTCCGACGCCGGTGCTCGAGCGCGGCATGCTGCCGTTCGACCAGTGCGTCAAGTGGTGGAGCGATGACCGCCACATGATGGTCTACTTCGTGACGGGCAAGGCCGACGAGATCTATTACGTCACCGGCGTGCCGGCCACGCATTGGGACCTGAAGGACCGCTGGCTGGAATCGAGCAAGGACGAGATGCGCGAAACCTTCCGCGGCTGGCATCCGACGGTGCAGGCGTTGATCGAGAACACGGTCGAGGTGACCAAGTGGTCGCTGCTCGAGCGCGATCCGCTGCCGCTGTGGAGCCGCGGCCGCATGGTGCTGCTGGGCGACGCCTGCCATCCCATGAAGCCGCACATGGCGCAGGGCGCCGCGATGGCGATCGAGGACGGCGCCATGCTGGCGCGCTGCCTGAAAGAGGTCGGCGTCAGCCACTACGGCGACGCGTTCGCCCTGTACGAGGCGAATCGCGCCGAGCGCGCCAGCAAGGTGCAGCGCATCTCGCACGACAACACCTGGCTGCGCACGAACGAAGACCCATCCTGGTGCTTCGGCTACGATGTGTTCGATATCGAGCTGGTGACGCCGCAGGCGAGGGCCGTGGCCTGA
- a CDS encoding xanthine dehydrogenase family protein molybdopterin-binding subunit: MRSMNESSTTPKDARRALFERSGVLLVTRAPQPGARPAPGQPGTASDYVQPLPDVFVALQDDGRVLAFNGHVDLGTGIRTALAQIVAEELCVRLERVTMVLGHTEEAPNQGPTIASATIQISAIPLRKAAAQAREHLLALAASQLQAPRAALAINDGVIQVRADAGRCTSYPALLAGRTIVLALAQGEVPLKPSADYTIVGREAPRVDIPAKVRAQAVYVHDMRVPGMLHARVVRPPYPGRDGGAFVGACLLAVERDSIAHLPGIVAVVVEGDFVGVVAEREEQAQRAMRALKVHWKAAPPLAPMDDLEARLREIPATRRELVRQGDTTAALEAASAVLQRTYVWPYQMHASIGPSCAVADWRADGLTVWSGTQNPHVMRIDLARLCELDEGRIEVVRMEGAGCYGRNCADDVGADAALLSRAVGRPVRVQLTREQEHAWEPKGAAQLMDVRGGIGADGAPAAYEFTTRYPSNDAPVLALLLTGRIPSEPRVLEMGDRTAVPPYAYPHALVACDDVAPIVRAGWLRGVSALPNSFAHDCFIDELAELAGQDRLAYRLAHLPDERACALLRAVARRADWEHGATGARGKVGSDGKLRGRGVAYARYVHSKFPGFGAAWSAWVIDVAVDPRDGHLEVTSLVVGQDTGLMVNPAGVRHQVHGNIVQSLSRALKEEVTFDSQGTTSLEWGAYPILRFTEVPPIEVVLMERPDQPPLGSGESASVPSAAALANALFDATGVRFRQPPFTHEKILRALGSVVDHLA, from the coding sequence ATGAGGTCAATGAACGAGTCCAGCACCACCCCGAAGGATGCGCGCCGCGCGCTGTTCGAGCGCAGCGGCGTGCTGCTGGTCACGCGGGCGCCGCAGCCGGGGGCGCGGCCTGCGCCCGGCCAGCCCGGCACCGCGTCGGACTATGTCCAGCCCTTGCCCGACGTGTTCGTCGCGCTGCAGGACGATGGGCGCGTGCTCGCCTTCAACGGCCACGTCGACCTGGGCACCGGCATTCGCACCGCGCTGGCCCAGATCGTGGCCGAAGAGCTGTGCGTGCGGCTCGAGCGCGTCACCATGGTGCTGGGTCACACCGAGGAAGCGCCGAATCAGGGCCCGACCATCGCCAGCGCCACCATCCAGATCTCGGCCATCCCGCTGCGCAAGGCGGCAGCCCAGGCGCGCGAGCACCTGCTCGCTCTCGCGGCGAGCCAGCTGCAGGCGCCGCGCGCGGCGCTGGCGATCAACGACGGGGTAATCCAGGTGCGCGCCGACGCCGGGCGCTGCACCAGCTACCCGGCGCTGCTGGCGGGGCGCACGATCGTGCTGGCGCTGGCGCAGGGCGAGGTGCCGCTCAAGCCGAGCGCCGACTACACCATCGTCGGCCGCGAGGCGCCGCGGGTTGACATTCCCGCCAAGGTGCGCGCCCAGGCCGTGTATGTGCACGATATGCGGGTGCCCGGCATGCTGCACGCGCGCGTGGTGCGTCCGCCCTATCCGGGGCGCGACGGCGGCGCCTTCGTGGGCGCCTGCCTGCTGGCGGTCGAGCGCGACTCGATCGCGCACCTTCCCGGCATCGTCGCGGTCGTGGTCGAGGGCGATTTCGTCGGCGTGGTGGCCGAGCGCGAGGAGCAGGCCCAGCGCGCGATGCGCGCGCTGAAGGTGCACTGGAAGGCGGCGCCGCCATTGGCGCCGATGGACGATCTCGAGGCTCGCCTGCGCGAGATTCCCGCGACCCGGCGCGAGCTGGTGCGCCAGGGCGACACCACGGCGGCGCTGGAGGCCGCCAGTGCGGTGCTGCAGCGGACCTATGTCTGGCCATACCAGATGCACGCCTCGATCGGCCCATCCTGCGCCGTCGCCGACTGGCGCGCCGATGGCCTGACCGTCTGGTCGGGCACCCAGAATCCACACGTCATGCGCATCGACCTGGCGCGCCTGTGCGAGCTCGACGAAGGGCGCATCGAGGTGGTGCGGATGGAAGGCGCCGGCTGCTATGGCCGTAACTGCGCCGACGACGTGGGCGCCGACGCCGCGCTGCTGTCGCGCGCGGTAGGGCGCCCGGTGCGGGTCCAGCTCACGCGCGAACAGGAGCATGCCTGGGAGCCCAAGGGCGCGGCGCAGCTGATGGACGTGCGCGGCGGCATCGGCGCCGACGGCGCCCCTGCAGCCTACGAGTTCACTACCCGCTACCCATCCAATGACGCGCCGGTGCTGGCCCTGCTGCTGACCGGCCGCATCCCGTCCGAACCGCGCGTGCTCGAGATGGGCGACCGCACCGCGGTGCCGCCGTACGCCTATCCGCATGCGCTGGTCGCCTGCGACGACGTGGCGCCGATCGTGCGCGCCGGCTGGCTGCGGGGGGTGTCGGCGCTGCCCAATAGCTTCGCCCACGACTGCTTCATCGACGAACTGGCCGAACTGGCCGGGCAAGACCGCCTGGCCTATCGCCTGGCGCACCTCCCGGACGAGCGGGCGTGCGCGCTGCTGCGCGCGGTGGCGCGCAGGGCGGACTGGGAGCACGGCGCGACCGGCGCGCGCGGCAAGGTCGGCAGCGACGGCAAGCTGCGCGGGCGCGGCGTCGCCTATGCGCGCTACGTGCACAGCAAATTTCCCGGCTTCGGGGCCGCCTGGTCGGCCTGGGTGATCGATGTCGCGGTCGACCCGCGTGACGGCCACCTTGAAGTGACGTCGCTGGTGGTCGGCCAGGACACCGGCCTGATGGTCAATCCGGCCGGCGTGCGCCACCAGGTGCACGGCAATATCGTCCAGTCGCTAAGCCGCGCGCTGAAAGAGGAGGTGACCTTCGACAGCCAGGGCACGACGAGCCTGGAATGGGGCGCCTATCCGATCCTGCGCTTTACCGAGGTGCCGCCGATCGAGGTCGTGCTGATGGAGCGCCCCGACCAGCCGCCGCTGGGCTCCGGCGAATCGGCTTCGGTGCCGAGCGCCGCGGCGCTGGCGAACGCCCTGTTCGACGCCACCGGCGTGCGCTTTCGCCAGCCGCCGTTCACGCACGAGAAGATACTTCGCGCGCTGGGATCAGTCGTCGATCATCTTGCGTAG
- a CDS encoding MFS transporter → MAAPASNPGVAPASVEKGLQTAGVGKFQYRLFVIFGLVWLADAMQVLSIGFSAPSIAKTFGITMPQALQTGTFFFVGMLIGAFVFGRLADRIGRRPVLMMAVVIDACFGVASAFAPDFTWLLVLRFMTGIGVGATLPVDYTMMAEFLPSDRRGRWLVLLESFWAFGTIFLAILALYAVQWGDDAWRVIFFVTGLPALIGVVLRFYVPESPMYLNRNGKSEQARAILARVAKVNGRDVEIPKLQPETTPRKSLSALFSGSLRRRSLALMVAWGLISVAYYGVFVYLPVKLSAEGFGFMRGQEFLILLAVVQLPGFALSAYGVERWGRKPTLVGFLLLSACGCLLYSLGTSTAVVVGSTLLMSFALLGTWGALYAFTPEVYPTDLRASGMGMAGAIARFGGLFAPMIIAPVMATQFTLSLVMLSAFLVVGAIAIMCVDQESRNRALD, encoded by the coding sequence ATGGCGGCGCCAGCAAGCAATCCCGGCGTAGCGCCGGCGTCGGTGGAGAAAGGCCTGCAGACCGCGGGCGTGGGCAAGTTCCAGTATCGTCTGTTCGTGATCTTCGGCCTGGTCTGGCTGGCGGACGCGATGCAGGTGCTATCGATCGGCTTTTCGGCGCCGTCGATCGCCAAGACCTTCGGCATCACGATGCCGCAGGCGCTGCAGACCGGCACCTTCTTCTTCGTGGGGATGCTGATCGGCGCCTTCGTGTTCGGCCGCCTGGCCGACCGTATCGGCCGCCGTCCGGTCCTGATGATGGCGGTCGTGATCGACGCCTGCTTCGGGGTGGCGTCGGCGTTCGCGCCCGACTTCACCTGGCTGCTGGTGCTGCGCTTCATGACCGGCATCGGCGTGGGCGCGACCCTGCCGGTCGACTACACGATGATGGCCGAGTTTCTTCCAAGCGACCGGCGCGGCCGCTGGCTGGTGCTGCTGGAATCGTTCTGGGCCTTCGGCACCATCTTCCTGGCGATCCTGGCCCTGTATGCGGTGCAGTGGGGCGACGACGCCTGGCGCGTGATCTTCTTCGTCACCGGCCTGCCGGCCCTGATCGGCGTGGTCCTGCGCTTCTACGTGCCCGAGTCGCCCATGTACCTCAACCGCAACGGCAAGTCGGAACAGGCGCGCGCGATCCTGGCGCGGGTGGCCAAGGTCAACGGCCGCGACGTCGAGATCCCGAAACTGCAGCCTGAAACGACGCCGCGCAAATCGCTGTCGGCGCTGTTCTCGGGCAGCCTGCGCCGGCGCAGCCTGGCGCTGATGGTGGCCTGGGGCCTGATCTCGGTGGCGTACTATGGCGTGTTCGTCTACCTGCCGGTGAAACTGAGCGCCGAAGGCTTCGGCTTCATGCGCGGCCAGGAATTCCTGATCCTGCTGGCCGTGGTCCAGCTGCCTGGTTTCGCCCTGTCGGCCTATGGTGTGGAACGCTGGGGACGCAAGCCGACGCTGGTGGGCTTCCTGCTGCTGAGCGCCTGCGGCTGCCTGCTGTACAGCCTGGGAACCTCGACCGCCGTGGTGGTGGGCTCAACGCTCTTGATGAGCTTTGCGCTGCTGGGCACCTGGGGCGCGCTGTATGCCTTCACGCCCGAGGTCTATCCGACCGACCTGCGCGCCAGCGGCATGGGCATGGCCGGCGCGATCGCACGCTTCGGCGGCCTGTTCGCGCCGATGATCATCGCACCCGTGATGGCGACCCAGTTCACGCTGTCGCTGGTCATGCTGTCGGCCTTCCTGGTCGTCGGTGCGATCGCCATCATGTGCGTCGATCAGGAGTCGCGCAACCGGGCGCTCGACTGA
- a CDS encoding MarR family winged helix-turn-helix transcriptional regulator — protein sequence MNKKSTTRDYQFSDQIGHLLRRAYQHHAAIFQQHILDSNLTAAQFVTLCAIRDMRSCSLSDVVKVTAIDQGTIRGIVERLKSRDLIVLSHDETDRRKVLVSLSASGSQLVAETVPLATEITEATYGKLNPAERLALVFLLRKMIDD from the coding sequence ATGAACAAGAAATCAACTACCAGGGACTATCAGTTCTCCGACCAGATCGGCCATCTGCTGCGGCGCGCCTACCAGCACCACGCCGCCATCTTCCAGCAGCACATCCTCGACTCCAACCTGACGGCGGCGCAATTCGTCACCCTGTGCGCGATCCGCGACATGCGCAGCTGCTCGCTGAGCGACGTGGTGAAGGTGACCGCGATCGATCAGGGCACGATCCGCGGCATCGTCGAGCGCCTCAAGTCGCGCGACCTGATCGTGCTGTCGCACGACGAGACCGACCGCCGCAAGGTGCTGGTGTCGCTCAGCGCGAGCGGCAGCCAGCTGGTCGCCGAGACCGTGCCGCTGGCCACCGAGATCACCGAGGCCACCTACGGCAAGCTTAACCCCGCCGAGCGCCTGGCCCTGGTGTTCTTGCTACGCAAGATGATCGACGACTGA
- a CDS encoding porin — translation MKKILAAGTVGILCAGGAAAQSNVVVYGVLDTYMGYTNAEGAGNVLSLDSGAYQASRVGLRGAESLGDGLRATWQLESGLASDTGAQHDAGRVFNRQAWVGLGGNWGELRVGRQNSSNFLMIARLDTFAGATYGSFLNNVSAYTPRYDNVVGYLSPVVSGFKLQAYYSLGERSDPHDGMSTAVLAGEYEKGPLYLGVSSSRQKSANGQETTQSTFAGGAYDYGRGVVYLGYYRGNNLGAAPATNVRGSYYSAYSLSANFRLGGGTTIGAGLGWGVDGTSNDRDARQISLIAMHDLSKRTMLYATLAHLVNDGGAAFTFSAAAPIPKNVPAAGGNVDGVQFGIRHLF, via the coding sequence ATGAAGAAGATATTGGCAGCAGGGACGGTTGGCATTCTTTGTGCGGGCGGCGCGGCCGCCCAGTCGAACGTCGTCGTGTACGGCGTGCTCGACACGTATATGGGCTATACCAATGCCGAGGGCGCCGGCAATGTGCTGTCGCTCGACAGCGGCGCCTACCAGGCCAGCCGCGTCGGCCTGCGCGGCGCGGAAAGCCTGGGCGACGGGCTGCGCGCCACCTGGCAGCTCGAGAGCGGCCTGGCCTCCGATACCGGCGCCCAGCACGATGCCGGGCGCGTGTTCAACCGCCAGGCCTGGGTTGGCCTCGGCGGAAACTGGGGCGAGCTGCGTGTGGGCCGCCAGAACTCATCGAACTTCCTGATGATCGCGCGCCTCGACACGTTTGCCGGCGCCACCTACGGCTCCTTTCTCAACAACGTCTCCGCCTATACGCCGCGCTACGACAACGTGGTCGGCTACCTGTCGCCGGTGGTGAGCGGCTTCAAGCTGCAGGCCTACTACAGCCTGGGCGAGCGCAGCGATCCCCATGACGGGATGAGCACGGCCGTGCTGGCCGGCGAGTATGAGAAAGGGCCGCTCTACCTGGGCGTGAGTTCGTCGCGCCAGAAGAGCGCCAACGGCCAGGAGACGACCCAGTCGACCTTCGCCGGCGGCGCCTACGACTACGGCCGGGGCGTGGTCTACCTCGGCTACTACCGCGGCAACAATCTGGGCGCGGCCCCCGCGACCAATGTGCGCGGCTCCTACTACAGCGCGTACTCGCTGTCGGCCAACTTCCGGCTCGGCGGCGGCACCACCATCGGCGCAGGGCTGGGCTGGGGCGTCGACGGCACGAGCAATGACCGGGATGCGCGCCAGATCAGCCTGATCGCCATGCACGACCTGTCCAAGCGCACCATGCTGTACGCGACCCTCGCGCACCTGGTCAACGACGGCGGCGCCGCGTTCACCTTCAGCGCCGCCGCGCCGATCCCGAAGAACGTGCCGGCCGCGGGCGGCAACGTCGATGGCGTGCAGTTCGGGATCAGGCACTTGTTCTGA
- a CDS encoding maleate cis-trans isomerase family protein — MQQRLYRIGQIVPSSNTTMETEIPAMLTARQAIRPERFTFHSSRMRMKKVVKEELAAMDGESDRCAVELSDARVDVLGYACLVAIMAMGRGYHRASEERLTAHTAANGADAPVVTSAGALIDALKVIGANKIVVVAPYMKPLTELVVDYIRHEGFDVLDYRALEIPDNLDVARHDPANLPAIVAQMDTSQVDAIVLSACVQMPSLPVIAQVEAMTGKPVITAAVATTYAMLKRLQLDRIVPGAGALLSGAY; from the coding sequence ATGCAGCAGCGTCTTTACCGTATCGGACAAATCGTCCCGAGTTCCAACACCACCATGGAAACCGAGATCCCGGCCATGCTCACGGCGCGCCAGGCGATCCGCCCCGAACGCTTCACCTTCCACTCCAGCCGCATGCGCATGAAGAAAGTGGTCAAGGAAGAGCTGGCGGCGATGGACGGCGAATCCGACCGCTGCGCCGTCGAGCTGAGCGACGCCCGGGTCGACGTGCTGGGTTATGCCTGCCTGGTGGCGATCATGGCGATGGGGCGCGGCTACCATCGCGCCTCCGAAGAGCGCCTGACCGCCCACACCGCCGCCAACGGCGCCGATGCGCCGGTGGTCACCAGCGCCGGCGCCCTGATCGACGCCCTGAAGGTGATTGGCGCCAACAAGATCGTGGTCGTCGCCCCTTACATGAAACCGTTGACCGAACTGGTGGTCGACTACATCCGCCACGAAGGTTTCGACGTGCTCGACTACCGCGCGCTCGAGATTCCCGACAATCTCGACGTGGCGCGCCACGACCCGGCCAACCTCCCAGCCATCGTGGCCCAGATGGATACCAGCCAGGTCGATGCGATCGTGCTGTCGGCCTGCGTGCAGATGCCGTCACTGCCGGTGATCGCGCAGGTCGAGGCGATGACCGGCAAGCCGGTGATCACCGCCGCCGTCGCCACCACCTACGCCATGCTCAAGCGCCTGCAGCTTGACCGCATCGTGCCCGGCGCCGGCGCCCTGCTGTCCGGCGCGTACTGA
- a CDS encoding flavin reductase family protein — translation MLINFADVKPAQAYAWMASLIVPRPIAWVSTIGADGVRNLAPFSFFQMVTSKPPTLLVCPLLQRGGAPKDTLANIRATGEFVVNLAGPAQAQALNATSSAFEAGVDEFAACGVDPAASSLVAPPRVAGAAASFECRLARLEPYPPEAPSCHLVFGEVLAVHVDDTLLGPDGVLDPGKVDLLFRMGGDWYGSTGAQANFTLSRPA, via the coding sequence ATGTTGATCAATTTCGCGGACGTCAAGCCCGCGCAAGCCTATGCCTGGATGGCGTCGCTGATCGTGCCCCGGCCCATCGCCTGGGTGTCGACGATCGGCGCCGACGGGGTGCGTAACCTCGCTCCCTTCAGCTTTTTCCAGATGGTGACCAGCAAGCCGCCGACGCTGCTGGTCTGTCCGCTGCTGCAGCGCGGCGGCGCGCCCAAGGACACGCTGGCGAACATCCGCGCCACCGGCGAGTTCGTGGTCAACCTGGCCGGCCCGGCACAGGCGCAGGCGCTCAATGCCACCTCGTCGGCCTTCGAGGCCGGGGTCGACGAATTCGCGGCCTGCGGCGTCGATCCCGCTGCCAGCAGCCTGGTGGCGCCGCCGCGCGTGGCCGGCGCGGCGGCCAGCTTCGAATGCCGGCTGGCCCGGCTCGAACCGTATCCGCCAGAGGCGCCGTCGTGCCACCTGGTGTTCGGCGAGGTGCTGGCCGTGCACGTCGACGACACCCTGCTCGGCCCGGATGGCGTGCTCGATCCCGGCAAGGTCGACCTGCTGTTCAGGATGGGCGGCGACTGGTACGGCAGCACCGGCGCGCAAGCCAACTTCACCCTGTCGCGACCGGCCTGA
- a CDS encoding isochorismatase family protein: MSHHEAATYERQGFGQSLEMIPPFGLLIVDFVNSFADPQIFGGGNIPPAIARTVGLLAHARVQGWPVAHSRIVFADDDSDRNVFGLKVPGMVTLKENDPASAIVPELAPAPGELVVRKTVPSAFFGTALAPWLTQQGVRTLLVAGAVTSGCVRASVVDAMSWGFRPLVVSDCVGDRAIAPHDASLFDMAQKYATVAPLAEALSLTTR, encoded by the coding sequence ATGAGTCACCACGAGGCAGCCACCTACGAGCGCCAGGGCTTTGGCCAGTCGCTCGAGATGATCCCGCCGTTCGGCCTGCTGATCGTCGATTTCGTCAACAGCTTCGCCGATCCGCAAATTTTCGGCGGCGGCAACATCCCGCCAGCGATCGCGCGCACCGTGGGCTTGCTGGCGCATGCGCGCGTCCAGGGCTGGCCGGTGGCGCACAGCCGCATCGTGTTCGCCGACGATGACAGCGATCGTAATGTGTTCGGTCTCAAGGTCCCGGGCATGGTGACGCTCAAGGAAAACGATCCGGCCAGCGCCATCGTGCCCGAGCTGGCTCCGGCTCCAGGCGAGCTGGTGGTGCGCAAGACGGTGCCGTCGGCTTTCTTCGGCACGGCGCTCGCACCGTGGCTGACGCAGCAAGGCGTGCGCACGCTGCTGGTGGCCGGGGCCGTGACCAGCGGATGCGTGCGCGCCAGCGTGGTCGACGCCATGTCCTGGGGCTTTCGGCCTCTGGTGGTATCCGATTGCGTGGGCGACCGCGCCATCGCGCCGCACGACGCCAGCCTGTTCGACATGGCGCAGAAATACGCCACCGTGGCGCCGCTGGCCGAGGCGCTGTCCCTCACGACGCGCTAG
- a CDS encoding alpha/beta fold hydrolase gives MTSTFPSTFPSTFLYGGNVHANGIRQHYLRYGGAGGERAARDAVVIVPGITSPAITWGFVGERFGRHFDTYVLDVRGRGLSSASDELDYGLDAQAADLVAFADALGLDRYAVVGHSMGGRIGIRAAAGRPRGLSKLVIIDPPVSGPGRRAYPSKLPWYVDSMRLAREGCSPQQMRDFCPTWTEEQLRLRAEWLHTCDERAVVASFEGFHADDIHQYLPALAQDVMLMVAARGDVLLAEDIEELRALVPGLAVSRVEDAGHMIPWDNEEGFYAAFGDFLGARL, from the coding sequence ATGACCAGCACCTTCCCGAGCACCTTCCCGAGCACCTTCCTGTATGGCGGCAATGTCCACGCCAACGGCATCCGCCAGCATTACCTGCGCTACGGCGGCGCCGGCGGCGAACGGGCCGCGCGCGACGCGGTCGTCATCGTCCCCGGCATCACCAGCCCGGCCATCACCTGGGGCTTCGTGGGCGAGCGTTTCGGCCGGCACTTCGACACCTATGTGCTGGACGTGCGCGGCCGCGGCCTGTCGTCGGCCTCGGACGAACTCGATTATGGCCTGGATGCCCAGGCAGCCGACCTGGTCGCCTTCGCCGACGCACTCGGGCTGGACCGCTACGCGGTCGTGGGCCACTCGATGGGCGGCCGCATCGGCATCCGCGCCGCCGCCGGCAGGCCGCGCGGCTTGAGCAAGCTGGTGATCATCGATCCGCCGGTATCCGGCCCCGGCCGGCGCGCCTATCCCTCCAAGCTGCCGTGGTACGTCGACTCGATGCGGCTGGCGCGCGAAGGCTGTTCGCCGCAGCAGATGCGCGACTTCTGCCCGACCTGGACCGAGGAGCAGCTGCGCCTGCGCGCCGAATGGCTGCATACCTGCGACGAGCGCGCCGTGGTCGCCAGCTTCGAGGGCTTCCACGCCGACGACATCCACCAGTACCTGCCGGCGCTGGCGCAGGACGTGATGCTGATGGTGGCGGCGCGCGGGGATGTGCTGCTGGCGGAGGACATCGAGGAGTTGCGCGCGCTGGTGCCTGGCTTGGCCGTCAGCCGGGTCGAGGATGCCGGCCACATGATCCCTTGGGATAACGAGGAAGGCTTCTACGCCGCGTTCGGCGACTTCCTGGGAGCGCGGCTGTGA
- a CDS encoding AAA family ATPase: MEQQGGRRDAGMVVFVGAESTGKSTLACYLAERQRAGFVPEIGRFIWEEKQGRLTADDYVEIAERHRDAEDAALAHEAGSHVFVDTNALTTLLLGLCFGQVTEPVPPALLHYADDCRTRYLHHFVCADDIPYEEEPGVRENAGWRTHIQRLVLEDLDRRGIDYTVLTGALEQRAAKVMEVLATIGQDRELTRAAA; this comes from the coding sequence ATGGAACAGCAGGGCGGGCGGCGCGATGCCGGGATGGTCGTGTTCGTGGGCGCGGAGTCGACCGGCAAGTCGACGCTGGCCTGCTATCTGGCAGAACGCCAGCGGGCCGGCTTCGTTCCCGAGATCGGCCGCTTCATCTGGGAAGAAAAGCAGGGCAGGCTCACGGCCGACGATTACGTCGAGATCGCCGAACGGCACCGCGATGCCGAGGATGCCGCCCTCGCGCACGAAGCCGGCTCCCATGTTTTCGTCGACACCAATGCCTTGACCACGCTGCTGCTCGGCCTGTGCTTCGGCCAGGTCACCGAACCGGTCCCGCCCGCGCTGCTGCATTACGCCGACGACTGCCGCACCCGCTACCTGCACCATTTCGTCTGTGCCGACGACATCCCGTATGAAGAAGAACCGGGTGTGCGCGAAAACGCCGGCTGGCGCACGCATATCCAGCGCCTGGTGCTGGAAGACCTCGACCGGCGCGGCATCGACTACACGGTGTTGACGGGCGCGCTGGAACAGCGCGCCGCGAAGGTGATGGAAGTCCTGGCCACGATCGGCCAGGACCGGGAGCTTACGCGCGCAGCTGCGTGA
- a CDS encoding 2,5-dihydroxypyridine 5,6-dioxygenase has protein sequence MAVSDHDLIDAWKHVLTLSKLEPGQIVTVLTSSTTHPQTLSTALTAAQLMGAMVNRLDLPPVNGEKALSRDALAYLGTTPLTGNRAAIAALKESDLVLDLMTLLFSPEQHDILASGTKILLAVEPPEVLVRMVPRLDDKERVAQAARRFEGKKEMRVTSAAGTDLRCPLGEFPVIQEYGFVDAPGRWDHWPSGFVLTWPNERQTSGTLVIDRGDILLPMKRYAQEPIRVTVEQGFVRSIEGGLDAELLSEYMASFDDPEAYAMSHIGWGLQPRAQWTTLAMYDREATIGMDARAFEGNFLFSFGPNNEAGGTRTTACHIDIPLRRCTVSLDGDTVVRDGKVLDGFTYSTAKEGA, from the coding sequence ATGGCCGTGAGCGACCATGACTTGATCGACGCCTGGAAACATGTGCTGACCCTGTCGAAACTCGAACCGGGGCAGATCGTGACCGTGCTCACCAGCAGCACCACACATCCGCAGACGCTGTCGACCGCGCTCACCGCGGCCCAGCTGATGGGCGCGATGGTCAACCGGCTCGACCTGCCGCCGGTGAATGGCGAGAAGGCGCTGAGCCGCGACGCGCTGGCCTACCTCGGCACCACGCCGCTGACCGGCAACCGCGCCGCCATCGCCGCGCTCAAGGAAAGCGATCTTGTGCTCGACCTGATGACGCTGCTGTTCTCTCCCGAGCAGCACGACATCCTGGCGAGCGGCACCAAGATCCTGCTCGCGGTCGAGCCGCCCGAGGTGCTGGTGCGCATGGTGCCCCGCCTGGACGACAAGGAGCGCGTGGCGCAGGCCGCGCGCCGCTTCGAGGGCAAGAAGGAGATGCGCGTCACGTCCGCCGCCGGCACCGACCTGCGCTGCCCGCTGGGCGAGTTCCCGGTGATCCAGGAGTACGGCTTCGTCGACGCGCCGGGGCGCTGGGATCACTGGCCCAGCGGCTTCGTGCTGACCTGGCCCAACGAGCGCCAGACCAGCGGCACCCTGGTGATCGACCGCGGCGACATCCTGTTGCCGATGAAGCGCTACGCGCAGGAGCCGATCCGCGTCACGGTGGAGCAGGGCTTCGTGCGCAGCATCGAAGGCGGGCTCGATGCCGAGCTGCTGAGCGAATACATGGCGTCGTTCGACGACCCGGAAGCGTATGCCATGTCGCACATCGGCTGGGGCCTGCAGCCGCGCGCGCAATGGACCACGCTGGCCATGTACGACCGCGAGGCGACCATCGGCATGGATGCGCGCGCCTTCGAGGGCAACTTCCTGTTCTCGTTCGGTCCCAACAACGAAGCCGGCGGCACGCGCACCACGGCCTGCCATATCGACATTCCGCTGCGCCGGTGCACGGTCAGCCTCGATGGCGACACCGTGGTCCGCGACGGCAAGGTGCTCGACGGCTTCACCTATTCGACGGCGAAGGAGGGTGCATGA